In Myxococcales bacterium, the DNA window GTGCCCCGTGAGGTTCTCGACGCGCACGCGGAGCGAGGCCCCCTCTCCGGCCCTCTCGATGGGGAGCACGGTCAGCCGCGCAGACGTCCGAAGGCTCGCCTCGGCGCGCTCGGCCTGCGCGAAGAGGAGCTCCGCGGGGGCGTCGTATCCGGCCCACGCGCGCTCGTTCGCGAGCACCCGGAGCATGAGCGCGTTGGCGCCCGAGAAGAGATGACGGCCGACGGGAGACCTCGGAGAGAGCCTCCCCGGGCCCGGTCGGAGCGAGAGCACCGTGGAGATCGGCGCGCCGTCGTCGTCGGTCACGGGCACGTGGCAGTCTTGGCAGGTCTTGCCTCCGGGCTTCGCGAAGCGGGACACGCTCCACTCGACGAACGGGCCCTGCTCGAGCACCTCGGGGCCCGTCGGGGCGCCCTTCGTGTCGAGCGCGCGGGTCACCACGGTGTGGCACGACCCGCAGAGGCCGCTGTCCGTCATGTGCGACGAAGCGGTCGGGGTGTAGTTGACACGTTGGATCATCGGCGTCGTGAACGGGCTCGCGTGCGGCCCGTAGATCGTGCGGTTGGCGTCGATCGTGTAGCCCCCCGTGAAGCTCGCGGGGGTGCCGAGGCCCTGCGGCGTGATCTGGTGGCACAGCGAGCAGGTGACGCCGTCACGGCCTACGGTGCCCTCGGGCGAGGTGCCGGTGGTGAGGTCACCGTACGTGAGGTTCTTCCCGGCCTTCGCGAGCTCGACGTTACCGGCGGGCGCGTGGCAGCGGGTGCACGTGCTCATCACGGTGGCCTCGGCGCCGGGGTGCGCCCCGAGCTCGTGCTCGAGCACGGCGAGGTAGTACGGGTCGCGCGCCGCGAGCCCCATCATCGAGCCTCGGAAGCTCTCCACGGGCGACACGTCGCGCCCCTTCGCGTCGCGCAGAACGCTCGAGCCTGTATCGGTCGTGTGGCAGAACGCGCACTCGTCCTGCGTCATGAACGTCGCCGTGCGCGCGCTCGCGGCCTTCGCGAGCGGACCCATGCGCTCCCCGGGCAAGCCTTGCCACGGGCTCGTCCCGCCGCCCGAGGTGACGGGCCCGCCGTCCGCACCAGGGGACGACGGCGTGCCCACCGGCGGGGCGGCGCCGCTCGGCGTCTTCGTGTCGCTCCCACATGCGCCGAGCGCGGTCGCGACGAGGAGCGGGATGGCGGAGAGTGTGGTTCGCATACCCGTAGGAGCCCGTGGGCGAGGGATCGGGTTCGCGCAAACCGTGCGCTTCCCCGCGCGGCTACGCGATGGCGTCGATCGCCCTCCGGAGGCGCGCGTCCACGTCGTGCGCGAGCTCGCCGAGCTTCGTGTCCTCTCCCGCGGCGCCGATGGTCTTCAAGGGGTCGATCGCGCCGACGACCGCCTTGCCGTTGATGGCCTCGTACACCACCACGTTGCACGGCAGGAGCACCCCGAGCTCGGGGCTCTCGGTGAGCGCCGCGAGCGCGAGCT includes these proteins:
- a CDS encoding DUF302 domain-containing protein: MTTARGHFRTLSMGFDEALARLPEALKAEGFGIVTQIDMQETFKAKLGVDFRRYRILGACNPKLALAALTESPELGVLLPCNVVVYEAINGKAVVGAIDPLKTIGAAGEDTKLGELAHDVDARLRRAIDAIA